The Phaseolus vulgaris cultivar G19833 chromosome 5, P. vulgaris v2.0, whole genome shotgun sequence genomic interval AGGGGCCTTCCCCAGGAGAGCCTTCGCCGCCTCGGATGCAAGTGGTGACACACTTTATTGTGCACGATTCCGCTTTCCTGGACTTTGGTTTCTGTATTCTTGTTTTCTTGCAGTCTTTGGGTAACGTGCACTCACTGGACAATGTTTGCGGTATGTTGGATAGAGTATCCGCTTCATCAGCTGCTGCTACAGAAGCCATTACCGCAGCGGTAGTGAGCAAGGTAGTTAGTGCCACACTGCATGCTCTACTCACTCTCACACTCTGGAATTTGCAACTCACCATGCTTCTTCTCCCACCTCCACTTCCACTCACTTTCTTCCTGCTCTCACTCTGAATGCCCCCGCCACCTACCCACCACCCACAGTACGCCGATAAACTAGGGCCATAAATTACCATTATCTTTAGCCACTCCCAAACAACACAATTATCTTCTTTTCCCTTTTCTATGCTCTGCGCTTCTGTGGAGAGCAAAATCCTCCAATTTCAGTCCTCCAGTTTCCATAATCATTAGCTATTAATATTCTGCAATAATAATAactacaaattaaattaaaaagattCAATCACATGTTTATTCTACATGCTTTAACATTTCACATAAGATAAAAAGGGAATAAACACGAAAGAATGGATATTTTTGGGGAAAAAATCCAATACTTTTGATATCTTATATTgctatattttaaatatgaataaaatagaataaaatgaaaatagttaaagttgaaagaaatcaaaacaaagatcataaaatattatgtagtataaaaaaaacacagTTTAGATTTGTATACTGTTATTTTGCTAGTTGATATAGTCATTGTGTTACACAATCCATTATCAAACTAGCTATGTTTTATCCTATATATAATCCTTACATGgcaatttttttattccaaTGCAATATATACTAATTCttaaacttttatattttatggtCTACGCTTTTTATCTATATCTAAgtacaatttattaaaaaaaaatacttttaacggtgaaagaaatttaatattataatttgaattatttattatctatacttatatataaatagaatttctcattataattattttgaattgtacacAAATTTGTTCctattttattcatatattaatattttattttattattttattatggttattttgtcattttataattttataattttttaaatttaaaaaacaaaagttaatattaaatttgaaacaTGGTTTAATGGATAGTTACTTTAACTCtcttaaattgattttttggtCTCATCACCGTTTCTCTCTATTAGTTGTATCTCTCTTCTTCCTCAATTTGTTCACATTCACACTAGCGTAAAAATGCTAAATAAGGatggctattttacatttacaaatgtggCTAGAGAGCCGCATTCgatcagcacgcattcgtaaatcaaagagaTACAAATGCAGCTATAtagtcgcatttgtaaatactatttataagTGCGGCTATTTCAGgtagccgcatttgtatatgTTTCTGAATCAGGTGACAGGGTTTAGGGGTTtaggatttacgaatgcggctttggtaataactgcatttgtaaatcacatttacgaatgcgactttggtaatagccgcatttgtaaattatGCGCgggatttacaaatgcggctttggtaaataaccgcacttgtaaatagtGGTTTTTTTAGTACAATTTGTTTTGTGTCAAACCCATATAAATTAACTTGTTCAGTTATATatacccagccagacaaatacataaattcagagtatcaaatatatattgatcaaaatgtacattacaaacagtaatcaaattacatataatccctacactattgatcaactatcctaaagttataaaaatttatgaaatatgtggaccaagaatgtctcacatatgCTATGGCATCCGAAGTCATTGGTGCTTCATCCGTGAAGAACTGCATTTCAAAATatggttgacataaattagttttaagatacatatacgttcaagaataataaaaataatttaacatatcatgttacctcttttcaatcacttttaaggcctagtcttacaatggtaatcatccattgcataatgtaatagtcacactcatagcttcctggttgtttattacactataattcaataaaaagtaaaagttagtatattgataaacaattataagagaaagaaaataattacaaacctttattcttatctagttcaaattatttgaaccggatcgaccttttaggatgttatatccacgccatgaattGGTTaatacgtatcaatgatattcttcaaatttgtgggtatcttcttgtgtagggaacaaaaccacatagcagtcttatcaaccattgataagacaagtaactgtcaatgatgcctatatcatccatgaaagagttagtaaatatttaaaacatgaaatagtaataattgatgacatataattaaacttactcattaatataagggcataaataaatttgttttccctcctTTTCCAagatgttagtgatgtatgcttgggTCTCATATGAccttggtccaacgggattaatatatgcaggatctaagaatccatacacattttccttctcCTCAATGAGACAGActccatgcaaaaacctacaagttattagttaaagcataatcaataataatttaacataaagtaaattgaaatataggtaaagatacttacatcataaaaaattgaattatatttatattgagctcctgattcccagttacaaattctaataaatctgtgttgtacatcatcagtggcagttcagtgtttatttgaaaaaacgtATCATACCATGGAACTTCAAAAGGTTGATtaccaatctgactagcaactAGACCTAAGAAtgctataggatcgtcaactagaacctcacgcttcttctCCGGACTTGGTTTCCCAAgaggtttctacaagataaagaacatttgtattaaattatatgtaatatataaatataaatataaattaatataatgaaatgaggtgtctgggccaggcaatgaatgtctgaaatgcatcggccatagtggttacctcatctgaaggtagtggaacacgagcatcaggtacTCGTacttttcaactgttaccttcgctaCATCAGGGGAGaaaggaacgttatgtaaggtggtggcctcTTTATAGATTTTTCCAAGGGCCACCATCTGATGAAGCTTGTCGGccgctaccagtagctcacattcCCTTTTCTGCCCAATGATATCATCCCCTAATGTTGTAGGagtcgcacaactcccctttgtgctatTGGGAGTGGGATTAACAAGGGGTTCAATTGGCTCAACACAAAGTTGTTgtgatagaaactcttgtcgcattcgatcattctcatTTCTCATCTCTAGCCACATCagatcagtctcctttctcatctcctccattaattcttcgcgtatcttagtcttcattttAGTTTCGCTctctttggaggaggaggatgattGTCATTGTGAAACTccaaaaaatagtttaattccaaccccttgcctagctgcacgaacacgaccacagTGCTCAGGTcatccaattgcttcaaccaggatatcgtgacgaccttcaacaacaaaattaccttgggattccaaggaatcctacaagagacaaaaatcatatccgtttttaatataattattgctttaaaataaatgaaaataacttaGAATTTTATCAATGATAACTtcggattgctcagaacttggtgcaccgaCTTTTTAATTTGAGCCATTTTCCATTTTACATGACGAAAAGGTGGtggtggaggagaagtgacataccaatgttctgacgtaggatttttcacgtagaaaacctgagatgcttgttgaaccattataaatggctcatctcgataccctatctttcgaaagtccactagtgtgaatcctgattcatcaattttaaccccacttttattgtcaacccatttacacttgaaaactggaacgaaaAACTTGGTGTATTCAGcatcccatatctcttctataaactcatagtatgccattgatccaagtactagATTtatatctttcgaagtcgaaaactgcattgactcggtttcaagagtaacaccagaattttgaactgtactcttttcattcATGAGATGAcgtcaaacttcaatccagcagtcaaccaggtcaaggtctctgatgtcgttgaatccttgaacacctcgtctttaaactaaggaatgaaagttctattatgttccatcaagacccatttctctgcttgtcttgggttatttgccttcacaatggctttatcagcttctatgtaaggtataacttcatTTGTGTTAtaaaatatgtacaaatgtgcttgcaagacttctgatcgagatttgcttacaatattcacaccacgtaaaagTTTACTTGTAGAACATCtatggtgccatgaattagctggaagacctattggatttgcttttgacatgtactctgaacaaaattcaatactttcttcagctatgtacctttcaatcattgaagcctctggacgataatgatttttcacataacctttcaaaattttcatataccgttcaacaggatacatccatcttaagtacactggtccacacaatctaacctttcttaccagatgcaccactagatgaaccatgatgtcaaaaaaagatggaggaaaaaacatctccaattcacacaagataacaataatttcattttgaagttcatctagttttgatggatcaatgactttacaatagatggaagagaagaatgagcacaaacgggctatggtatgtctaacattttttggtaagatcccacgaatagctaccggcaacaactgttgcaagtgtgcatttctctttctctgaacttctttaaattatgtttttaggTTGTTTAAGTTTTAACTAGTATTGTACCAACCAGTCCTCGGTAATCGACTCCAGAGAAGACCTCAAACATCGGACATCGGTGGCACATAGTAATgttgggccacgtaaggtgggcccaaAAATCATATCAGTTATCAGATAAGGCACTCATATATAAGAAAGCCCTAAGACACAAGGGATCCATGCATGTGGAGTGTATGGCGCATTTGGGCGGGACACAAGTAAAGaatccttggaggcgctaaggcccattagggttagggtttccaagggtaggttgcatgcatggcacgtgaatacttaggacACCTATAGGACAGATAGCTCTGCAAcattggtgcatgagttggtaccttggcgACCATTTTGTTAGTCGTTGCattccagttaagggaagttctatGTGCCAAATTATGTTAAGATGACATAATAGCGGCACAGGAACATTCtacaaggaaccctagacatgaGTAACAAAACAAAGATAagccctagtttcaacctatataaagggcactaAGAACCCAagcaaggtacacagtttctaagactgaaactactttatacacttattGTTTAtgtgccctaatactgacttgagcgtcagagtgcaaacgaccgtcaaggtgccctttgtctttgcaggcgAGAGATTCTTCAACCAAGGAAGTTAGATTCTCAAGCGAAGATAGGAGGTTCAGAGACTACCGTTCAAGTCAACCGGCGAGCGAGTCAACCaacgagaacatttggcgcccaccgtgttAAGAGTTTACTAGCAATATGAGGAGTACGAGGCAAGGGTCTGCTGCGCCCTGGGGGGACAACATCatcatgcaacaactcatggaggcCATGCGCGCCCTCCAGGAGGCGGTAGCAACATCTAGGGTTGAGATAGCTGTATCCCAGGCAGACAACGAAGAGTTGCACATAACCAATGAGGAACTGCGCAGGAATTTGCAACAGGTAGGGGAGAGTGCGATAGACGAGCCTGCCCGACCCATACCACCTAGAGCACACCCGATGTCATTCTCTCAGACAATTATGGACACTGTGTTACCTACCACGTCTTTGGGCCCGAAAGTCACCTTCACGGgtgtagaggacccagaggctCACCTCacagcgttccacacccagatgatgcttacAGGAGGATCTGATGTTGTGTACTCCAAGCTATTGATGAGCACATTGGCAGGCGCAGCGTTGGAATGGTTCGTCAGTCTCCCTAACGGACACATTATGACCTTCGATCAATTCGCGACGCTGTTCAGAGAGCAATATCTTATCAATAGGGTTCTCCCTCGAATCTCTTACAATGTCTTTGACATCAAACGGTACACCCGCCTCTTGAGAATCCACCTGAGATCATATGGAACTCCCCATGAACAGGCatctcgtgcccctgatctTCTCCTGACGTTGCTGGGGCCCCAGTCCCTTGTGACTCTGCCAAATAGTCATTCAGAAACCCGCTCTTCACCAATTCGTCCAACTGATGCCCCAACGCCAAGCAGCTGCGTATGGGGTGACCGAAcgcctggtgaaactcgcaccataCATCCTTGTGGGGTCCCAGCACCTTCTCAGTCTTTGCTGGGATCTTCAGCCTTTTTGCTATGTTGGGCACAGCTATGAGATCCTTCAGCTCCACCACGAAACTGTGCCTCATAGGCTTATTCTCCCTCGCACATCCCTTAGCCTGGGCCTTTCTAGAATCGTAGGGTTGCTTCCTCCCCTGGCTCTTCTTATCCGTTGcagcctcatgcaccctcatgggTTGCGCACGCGTCGGTTCACGTGGGCGCGTGGGGACAACACACGCGCGCTTTTAATTCACTTCACCTTCTGCTGcgatgtgcgccaccgcacgacGCCTAATCTCAGCAAAGGTCTTGGGGCAGTTTCTGATGAGGGATTCACTGAAAGGGCCAGGACAAAATCCCTTTCCGAAACGCATGAACCATCATTGTTTCATCCATGGTGGcgaccttcaccacctgcgccccTAAACGATTCACGAACTCCTTCAacgtctccccctgatactgccttacaTCAAAGAGGTCATAAGAGTTGGGTGGGGGAGCGCGGTTCACGATATACTGCTCCCTGAACAGTTGCGACAGCTGTGCAAACGAAGTCATGTGATCGTCTGGGagactgatgaaccagtccatcgtCGTCCCTACCAacgtgctcatgaacaacttgcaTCTCACAGCGTTAGAACCgccaaccagcatcatctgcgtatgaaacgcagtgagatgagcctctggatcttccATACAAGTAAACGTAGCTTTCGGCCCTACGAATGTGGATGGTATCACCGCATCCATGATTGCCTACGAGAAGGGCATGGGGAACTCTCTAGGAGGCGTAACGCATTCTTGCTCCTCTGTTTCGCGACTCCCCGCCTGGTTTCGCAACCCgcgacgcaactcctcatttctTGCTTGCGACGCCGCCAGGTCCAGCTGGATACGCTCCTGCTCAGCCTTTGATGCCGCCATCACCTCCTGGAGGCCCTGCATCATCTCCATAACTTGTTGCAGGGTCAAGCCTTCACTTCCAACATAAGTCGTAGAGCTTTGCCTGGTATTCCTCATTCTTGAACGTTTCTTCATGAATCTTGAATTGTCTTAATGAATCATCGAACTTTCTCGATGAATCTTGAACTTTCTTGATGAATCTTTGAACTTTCTTGATGAATCTTGAACTTTCTTGATGAACCTTGAACTTTCTTGATGAATCTTGAACTTTCTCGCGGTTGGGAAGGATGTTTTAgatcgagccccacggtgggtgccaaatgttcccgccagTTGACCTAACATCTTCGTGCGTTTCTGTTTACTTCGCTTCCAAGAACCCTTCACTCCTACGTTTCCTTCCTCTGGTGGAATCACCTGAAAACAGAgaaacaaagggcgccctcgcggccgtttgcactccgacggtcAAGTCAGTATCTCGGGCAATGAACACCAAACTCTCTTTCTTAGATCACTATGTGTTCTCTCTCACTCTGTTCTCTCTCAGAAATGCGTAACTTGCACTAATGAAAGCGTAGAGTGTTCTGTGAAAATGTCAAAACATACCTGGTTATGTCTATTGTCAATCCTTATATACCTTTGGTGTCTTTGCCCTTCTGTATTGTTGTGACTTGAGCATTCTGTGAGCGTGTCTTAGCGACACTAGCACCCAGACTTAGGGCCATCCAGTGCGTAAGACTACTCTACCGAAGCGCTACTGGCGCGGGGTGACTGCTTGGATGCCAACTCATGCATCCAATCTCTGAGTCATCTGCCCGGGGAGTTCCCTGCCCTACTCACGGGTCATGCATACAGATCACCCCTGGGACGTGACCCTTTATGGATCGTCTCTATCCCAATGGCTCTTTAACGGTGGTGTGTACTGTCGCGTTCCTACACCCCATGCACGGGTCCCTTGTGATCGAGGCCTTCCCCTACTTGTCACTGGGGTGTGGCTTGAAAACCACCTTGCTTATCCACTTTTACTGTTGAGGTGCCGTTACCCGAGGACTCCACGCCCTGCCTCGATGCCACCCCCTCCTCGGCTCCCTTACCCGTGAGCCTAAAGAGACTCCTTTTTGTTCTGTTGTACTTTCCAGCGGACCCCACCTTCGGGGTCCCAccatgttgactttggtcaacgcccgaggaccgAATGGTACACTAATAATGTTTGTCTAAATTTCCCTCTACTATTTGAAATTAGGAAATTTCTCGtaaatttaatttcttaacCATTGTCACAATTAGATGTAATCTTAGGCATGAACTGTTTATTTTCCAATCAAGTCCTTCTAAATTGTGCAAAGAAATCAGTAATATTTTCCAATACTGGggatattataaaattatgtacCAACTCAATAAGTGAGCTTTTAAAGAATTAAAttcaagaatatttttttttgtcttcaaaattaaaagagacAATCAATTTGAAAAATAGAGGAGTTGTTCAAAATTTTCATCATCACTTGCGTAAGTGAGAATCAGTGTACCCgcatcatggcagagctccatgaaggcatTTATGGGAACCATGTGGGAGTAAGAGCTCGCTCACTAAAGGTTGTTCAAGTTGGGTATTATTGGCCAACTATGAAGGAGGATTTTATGAGACATGCACAACGATGCGAACAGTTTCAGATGCATGCTGATTGGCATCATGCACCACCTGAGGAGTTGCGGTCAATAtatagcccatggcctttccatacctggGGAATAGACATCTTGGGTTCTTTTCCTTTGGCAATTCGCCAAATGAAGTACCTTGTGGTAGCCATTGAATAattcacaaagtggatagaagTTGAGCCAATCGCACAGATAATTGCCCACAAGGTGCAGTactttgtgtggaaaaacaCTGTCTGCCATTTTGGGATCCCTAAACACTTGGTGTCCAacaatggaacccagttcgcaAGTCAGCAGTTATGTAAGCTATGCACAGAGCTCGGCATTAAACAGGTATTCGCCTCGGTAGAGTATCCTCAGACGAATGGCTaggtcgagtctgccaacaAAGTCTTACTCAGAGGGTTGAAAAGGAGATTGAAGAAGGCCAAGGGACCTGGTCAGAGGAGGTTCCTCGAATTTTGTGGGTTTATCACAGTACTCCTCAGTCAATAACCAAGGAGACGTCCTTTAGTTTGGTATATGAGTTAGACGCCATGATACTAGTAGAGATCCAAGAAAGCTCACCTTGGTAATAGAACTTCATGATAGAGGAGTCTAACGAAGTAAGGAAGGTGAACCTGGATATGCTAGACCAAGTGCGCGAACAAGCTCGCATCAATTTTGAAGCtttaaagagaagggtggagttgAAGCAAAAGACCAAGTTGAGGCCTCGTCAGTTCTGAGTTGCCGACTTGGTGATGCGAAAGGCTCACCCCTATCAGCTGGAGAATAAGTTGCCTCCAAAATGGACTGACCCATTTTGCATGGTGGAGGTGCTCGGAACGGAGCCTACAGGCTCAAAACCCTTGAGGGAGGAGCTATACCTCAAGGCGaaccttaaattttatttcaattaagatATTAATGTTTTCTTTGTGAACGATGTAGTAATTAAGGGGACACTTTTTTTCCCTTacgagggttttttaacgaggtcacccaatgaAAATTGTTCTTGAAAAATGATGCATTAGAATTGTTTGTTTGTTAGCACACGATAAGTCGACTTACCGGTGAAATTCTCCGATTAAGAGTCATGTGTGTGTAAATGATTTATGTAGTGCCTGGGGAAGCAACCTTTTCTTAGAAAGATTCCTAGTCTAGACGTTCTGAGGTTCATTGTGATTCAAATGAGGCGACATTTTTCTCGGTACTAAGATTCTTAGTTCAGGTGCTCTAGATCCTAATTAACTATAACTAAGGTTCTTTGGATGAAAGCATGTAAGACAACCTCTCTCGGTGAGAGTACCTGAGTAGGCGCTCTGTGAGAAGATTGGTCATCTATAGGTAGGTAATACGACTGACCTCAACATTGGTAAAGACCACCTGCGCTCGAACACTCTGCAAATGACTGTTGAGACTAAGATTGTCTAAAAAGTCGGGGTAGTCTGTCAAGAGGGCGATCACCCGAGTTCGAGCACCCTGTGGGGTAGTAATACACTGCAAATGTGATTGTTTAGGAGTTGACTCTATGTCTAAGCCAACACCCAAGTTAGATGCTCTAAACAAAGGTAATTGTTTAATAGTTGACTTGGTGTGTAAGCTAACACCTAAGTTAGATGCTCTAAACAAGGTAATTAATTGCTTAAGAGTTGACTTCGTATGTAAGCCAACACCCGAATTAGATACTCCGAGTAAAGAAGATTGTTCAAGAGTTGACTTGGTGTGTAAGCCAACACCCAAGTTAGATGCTCTAAACAAAGGTAATTGTTTATGAGTTGGCTTGGTGTGTAAGATAACACCCAAGTTAGATACTTCGACTAAAGGAGATTGTTTGAGAGTTGACTTGGTGTGTAAGCCAACACCCGAGTCAGATGCTCCGAGGTTATAAACGAATCATTCTTAGTGCAGGGGGAAAAGACCAAGCTTGGAAAGGGTGCGGTCGTCTAAGTACAGGAGGCCTTGTTTAGCAAAGTCAAAGTATATGATCCCTACTCAAGTAGCTGAAG includes:
- the LOC137835256 gene encoding uncharacterized protein isoform X6, producing MVIYGPSLSAYCGWWVGGGGIQSESRKKVSGSGGGRRSMVSCKFQSVRVSRACSVALTTLLTTAAVMASVAAADEADTLSNIPQTLSSECTLPKDCKKTRIQKPKSRKAESCTIKCVTTCIRGGEGSPGEGPFNVIRPLVVFKQGFRTRQYCLVECSDICNLISDVAVTKARSRIQA
- the LOC137835256 gene encoding uncharacterized protein isoform X4, with amino-acid sequence MVIYGPSLSAYCGWWVGGGGIQSESRKKVSGSGGGRRSMVSCKFQSVRVSRACSVALTTLLTTAAVMASVAAADEADTLSNIPQTLSSECTLPKDCKKTRIQKPKSRKAESCTIKCVTTCIRGGEGSPGEGPFNVIRPLVVFKQGFRTRQYCLVECSDICNLISDVAVTKASLLNRCWIEELIT
- the LOC137835256 gene encoding uncharacterized protein isoform X5, whose translation is MVIYGPSLSAYCGWWVGGGGIQSESRKKVSGSGGGRRSMVSCKFQSVRVSRACSVALTTLLTTAAVMASVAAADEADTLSNIPQTLSSECTLPKDCKKTRIQKPKSRKAESCTIKCVTTCIRGGEGSPGEGPFNVIRPLVVFKQGFRTRQYCLVECSDICNLISDVAVTKARCWIEELIT
- the LOC137835256 gene encoding uncharacterized protein isoform X2; this encodes MVIYGPSLSAYCGWWVGGGGIQSESRKKVSGSGGGRRSMVSCKFQSVRVSRACSVALTTLLTTAAVMASVAAADEADTLSNIPQTLSSECTLPKDCKKTRIQKPKSRKAESCTIKCVTTCIRGGEGSPGEGPFNVIRPLVVFKQGFRTRQYCLVECSDICNLISDVAVTKASRLTRLNASSWKCLFWNRTHVSILMLE
- the LOC137835256 gene encoding uncharacterized protein isoform X7 → MVIYGPSLSAYCGWWVGGGGIQSESRKKVSGSGGGRRSMVSCKFQSVRVSRACSVALTTLLTTAAVMASVAAADEADTLSNIPQTLSSECTLPKDCKKTRIQKPKSRKAESCTIKCVTTCIRGGEGSPGEGPFNVIRPLVVFKQGFRTRQYCLVECSDICNLISDVAVTKAR
- the LOC137835256 gene encoding uncharacterized protein isoform X3, which translates into the protein MVIYGPSLSAYCGWWVGGGGIQSESRKKVSGSGGGRRSMVSCKFQSVRVSRACSVALTTLLTTAAVMASVAAADEADTLSNIPQTLSSECTLPKDCKKTRIQKPKSRKAESCTIKCVTTCIRGGEGSPGEGPFNVIRPLVVFKQGFRTRQYWWLFKRLVLSPLPSHIFNKSVLADFLGCHPDLAKCGLNL
- the LOC137835256 gene encoding uncharacterized protein isoform X1, yielding MVIYGPSLSAYCGWWVGGGGIQSESRKKVSGSGGGRRSMVSCKFQSVRVSRACSVALTTLLTTAAVMASVAAADEADTLSNIPQTLSSECTLPKDCKKTRIQKPKSRKAESCTIKCVTTCIRGGEGSPGEGPFNVIRPLVVFKQGFRTRQYCLVECSDICNLISDVAVTKARWLFKRLVLSPLPSHIFNKSVLADFLGCHPDLAKCGLNL